The Syngnathus typhle isolate RoL2023-S1 ecotype Sweden linkage group LG16, RoL_Styp_1.0, whole genome shotgun sequence genome includes a region encoding these proteins:
- the wdr20a gene encoding WD repeat-containing protein 20 isoform X1, whose translation MLISKMAAEGGGKEMNEIKTQFTTREGVYKLLTHSEYSRPNRVPFNSQGSNPVKVSFVNVNDQSGNGDRICFNVGRELYFYIYKGVRKAADLSKPIDKRIYKGTQPTCHDFNHLTATAESVSLLVGFSAGQVQLIDPIKKETSKLFNEERLIDKSRVTCVKWVPGSESLFLVSHASGNMYLYNVEHTCGTTAPHYQLLKQGDSYSVHTCKSKSTRNPLLKWTVGEGALNELAFSPDGKFLACVSQDGFLRVFNFDAVELHGTMKSYFGGLLCVCWSPDGKYIVAGGEDDLVTVWSFLDCRVIARGHGHKSWVSVVAFDHYTTSVEESDPLEFSGSDEDFQEHLANSGRDRANSTQSRLSKRNSTESRPVSVTYRFGSVGQDTQLCLWDLTEDILFPHLPLSRTRTHTNVMNATISPPGSTILPSGTNATNGSTGGAVTPAVNSVSSAIPRSNSLPHSTSSGAATTATGVSNNANKPGGLMDGAIATGVSKFATLSLHERKERHHDKDHKRNHSMGHISSKSSDKLNVLTKSKTDAAKTLGTPLCPRMEDVPLLEPLICKKIAHERLTVLIFLEDCLVTACQEGFICTWARPGKVVSSF comes from the exons TCCCAATAGAGTGCCTTTTAACTCGCAGGGCTCCAACCCGGTCAAGGTCTCCTTCGTCAACGTCAACGACCAGTCGGGAAACGGCGACAGGATCTGTTTCAATGTGGGCCGTGAGCTTTACTTCTACATCTACAAAGGCGTCCGAAAG GCCGCCGACCTGAGCAAGCCCATCGACAAGCGCATCTACAAGGGAACACAGCCCACCTGTCACGACTTCAACCACCTCACCGCCACGGCCGAGAGCGTTTCGCTTCTGGTGGGCTTCTCTGCCGGGCAAGTGCAGCTCATCGACCCCATCAAGAAGGAGACGAGCAAGCTCTTCAACGAGGAG AGACTAATAGACAAGTCCAGGGTGACCTGCGTGAAGTGGGTCCCGGGCTCCGAGAGCCTCTTCCTGGTGTCGCACGCCAGCGGCAACATGTACCTGTACAACGTGGAGCACACGTGCGGCACAACGGCGCCGCACTACCAGCTCCTCAAGCAGGGCGACAGCTACTCGGTGCACACCTGCAAGAGCAAATCCACGCGGAACCCGCTGCTCAAATGGACGGTAGGCGAGGGGGCCCTCAACGAGTTAGCCTTCTCCCCGGACGGCAAGTTCCTGGCGTGCGTGAGTCAGGACGGCTTCCTGCGCGTCTTTAACTTTGACGCGGTGGAGCTGCACGGCACCATGAAGAGCTACTTTGGCGGCCTGCTGTGCGTATGCTGGAGCCCCGACGGCAAGTACATCGTGGCGGGCGGCGAGGACGACCTGGTCACCGTCTGGTCCTTCCTGGACTGCCGGGTGATCGCCCGCGGCCACGGCCACAAGTCGTGGGTGAGCGTGGTGGCCTTCGACCACTACACCACCAGCGTGGAGGAGAGCGACCCTCTGGAGTTCAGCGGCAGCGACGAGGACTTCCAGGAGCACTTGGCCAACTCGGGGCGGGACCGCGCCAACAGCACGCAGTCGCGCCTCTCCAAGCGCAACTCCACCGAGAGCCGACCCGTCAGCGTTACGTACCGCTTCGGCTCGGTGGGCCAGGACACTCAGCTGTGCCTGTGGGACCTCACTGAGGACATCCTGTTCCCGCACTTGCCTCTTTCGCGGACACGGACGCACACCAACGTGATGAACGCCACCATCTCGCCGCCCGGCTCCACCATACTCCCTTCCGGTACAAACGCCACCAACGGAAGCACCGGCGGAGCCGTCACTCCCGCTGTGAACTCCGTCTCTAGTGCGATCCCGCGTTCCAACAGCCTGCCCCATTCCACCTCTTCCGGCGCCGCCACCACCGCAACCGGCGTGTCCAATAACGCGAACAAGCCGGGCGGCCTGATGGACGGCGCCATCGCCACGGGCGTCAGCAAGTTCGCCACGCTGTCGCTGCACGAGCGCAAAGAGCGCCACCACGACAAGGACCACAAGCGCAACCACAGCATGGGCCACATCAGCAGCAAGAGCAGCGACAAGCTCAACGTACTGACCAAGAGCAAGACGGACGCCGCCAAGACGCTGGGCACGCCGCTCTGCCCGCGCATGGAGGACGTGCCGTTGCTCGAACCCCTCATCTGTAAAAAGATAGCGCACGAGAGGCTGACTGTGCTCATTTTTTTAGAGGACTGCTTAGTGACTGCTTGTCAGGAAGGATTTATTTGCACGTGGGCCAGGCCGGGCAAAGTGGTGAGTTCTTTTTAA
- the wdr20a gene encoding WD repeat-containing protein 20 isoform X2: MAADLSKPIDKRIYKGTQPTCHDFNHLTATAESVSLLVGFSAGQVQLIDPIKKETSKLFNEERLIDKSRVTCVKWVPGSESLFLVSHASGNMYLYNVEHTCGTTAPHYQLLKQGDSYSVHTCKSKSTRNPLLKWTVGEGALNELAFSPDGKFLACVSQDGFLRVFNFDAVELHGTMKSYFGGLLCVCWSPDGKYIVAGGEDDLVTVWSFLDCRVIARGHGHKSWVSVVAFDHYTTSVEESDPLEFSGSDEDFQEHLANSGRDRANSTQSRLSKRNSTESRPVSVTYRFGSVGQDTQLCLWDLTEDILFPHLPLSRTRTHTNVMNATISPPGSTILPSGTNATNGSTGGAVTPAVNSVSSAIPRSNSLPHSTSSGAATTATGVSNNANKPGGLMDGAIATGVSKFATLSLHERKERHHDKDHKRNHSMGHISSKSSDKLNVLTKSKTDAAKTLGTPLCPRMEDVPLLEPLICKKIAHERLTVLIFLEDCLVTACQEGFICTWARPGKVVSSF, translated from the exons ATG GCCGCCGACCTGAGCAAGCCCATCGACAAGCGCATCTACAAGGGAACACAGCCCACCTGTCACGACTTCAACCACCTCACCGCCACGGCCGAGAGCGTTTCGCTTCTGGTGGGCTTCTCTGCCGGGCAAGTGCAGCTCATCGACCCCATCAAGAAGGAGACGAGCAAGCTCTTCAACGAGGAG AGACTAATAGACAAGTCCAGGGTGACCTGCGTGAAGTGGGTCCCGGGCTCCGAGAGCCTCTTCCTGGTGTCGCACGCCAGCGGCAACATGTACCTGTACAACGTGGAGCACACGTGCGGCACAACGGCGCCGCACTACCAGCTCCTCAAGCAGGGCGACAGCTACTCGGTGCACACCTGCAAGAGCAAATCCACGCGGAACCCGCTGCTCAAATGGACGGTAGGCGAGGGGGCCCTCAACGAGTTAGCCTTCTCCCCGGACGGCAAGTTCCTGGCGTGCGTGAGTCAGGACGGCTTCCTGCGCGTCTTTAACTTTGACGCGGTGGAGCTGCACGGCACCATGAAGAGCTACTTTGGCGGCCTGCTGTGCGTATGCTGGAGCCCCGACGGCAAGTACATCGTGGCGGGCGGCGAGGACGACCTGGTCACCGTCTGGTCCTTCCTGGACTGCCGGGTGATCGCCCGCGGCCACGGCCACAAGTCGTGGGTGAGCGTGGTGGCCTTCGACCACTACACCACCAGCGTGGAGGAGAGCGACCCTCTGGAGTTCAGCGGCAGCGACGAGGACTTCCAGGAGCACTTGGCCAACTCGGGGCGGGACCGCGCCAACAGCACGCAGTCGCGCCTCTCCAAGCGCAACTCCACCGAGAGCCGACCCGTCAGCGTTACGTACCGCTTCGGCTCGGTGGGCCAGGACACTCAGCTGTGCCTGTGGGACCTCACTGAGGACATCCTGTTCCCGCACTTGCCTCTTTCGCGGACACGGACGCACACCAACGTGATGAACGCCACCATCTCGCCGCCCGGCTCCACCATACTCCCTTCCGGTACAAACGCCACCAACGGAAGCACCGGCGGAGCCGTCACTCCCGCTGTGAACTCCGTCTCTAGTGCGATCCCGCGTTCCAACAGCCTGCCCCATTCCACCTCTTCCGGCGCCGCCACCACCGCAACCGGCGTGTCCAATAACGCGAACAAGCCGGGCGGCCTGATGGACGGCGCCATCGCCACGGGCGTCAGCAAGTTCGCCACGCTGTCGCTGCACGAGCGCAAAGAGCGCCACCACGACAAGGACCACAAGCGCAACCACAGCATGGGCCACATCAGCAGCAAGAGCAGCGACAAGCTCAACGTACTGACCAAGAGCAAGACGGACGCCGCCAAGACGCTGGGCACGCCGCTCTGCCCGCGCATGGAGGACGTGCCGTTGCTCGAACCCCTCATCTGTAAAAAGATAGCGCACGAGAGGCTGACTGTGCTCATTTTTTTAGAGGACTGCTTAGTGACTGCTTGTCAGGAAGGATTTATTTGCACGTGGGCCAGGCCGGGCAAAGTGGTGAGTTCTTTTTAA